The following proteins come from a genomic window of Dreissena polymorpha isolate Duluth1 chromosome 1, UMN_Dpol_1.0, whole genome shotgun sequence:
- the LOC127867458 gene encoding FMRFamide receptor-like: MDESNPVDQAKLPVLQQDVDIYLSKKTLALFMSVMAVVMVVVCLVGSFGNIISLIILFNQRMRNQTNYILAALCISDTLFLGHSIIFIAINFYRQSNPLDGEALRSYVYPILGAWSSVVTARITSSLTTLLCVQRFIAVFYPMRAKQLCTKRKTIISIVIIFILTALVFIPFCFKYETTQVMDNSNNTKQIMNKSALYMRNIKFFSVYGTVLNILFRFSPLAIIFILNIIMIIVVRRTCQQRRSMSFNDSESSLRLTSRNGKHCSHTDQHHITIMLITVSTVFFCCILPGAINSIATHINRSYTPLGKYKNLYTCISTSTFFLETINSAVNFIIYMFMSRKFRLLYKEIFCCGHGKYYRKISISSLKEKFRWTSKRGKSGGKQHDSFERKTVSDINPLKNGNYSAGEREWQSDINGECWELQNKHLF; the protein is encoded by the coding sequence ATGGATGAATCAAACCCCGTGGACCAGGCTAAATTGCCGGTGTTACAACAAGATGTGGATATTTATTTGTCAAAGAAAACGTTGGCTCTGTTTATGTCGGTGATGGCGGTTGTGATGGTAGTCGTGTGCCTCGTAGGATCGTTTGGAAATATTATTAGTTTAATAATTCTTTTTAATCAGCGCATGCGCAATCAGACGAATTACATTTTGGCTGCACTGTGTATATCAGACACATTGTTTCTCGGCCACAGCATTATTTTTATTGCCATTAATTTTTACCGACAATCCAACCCATTGGATGGCGAGGCGTTGAGGTCGTATGTCTACCCTATCCTTGGCGCCTGGAGCAGCGTGGTAACAGCGAGGATTACATCCAGCCTGACTACGCTCTTGTGCGTCCAAAGATTTATAGCAGTATTTTATCCGATGCGAGCAAAACAATTGTGCACAAAACGGAAAACTATTATCTCAATAGTGATTATTTTCATATTAACGGCTCTGGTGTTCATCCCATTCTGCTTTAAATACGAGACGACACAAGTAATGGACAACTCGAATAACACAAAGCAAATCATGAATAAGTCAGCGCTTTATATGAGAAATATAAAATTCTTCAGCGTTTACGGGACAGTTTTGAATATCTTGTTCAGATTTTCCCCACTTGCCATCATTTTTATTCTCAACATCATTATGATAATCGTTGTACGTAGGACCTGCCAACAGCGTCGGTCAATGTCGTTTAACGACAGTGAATCAAGTCTGCGACTTACCAGCAGAAACGGTAAACATTGCAGCCATACCGACCAACATCATATTACCATCATGCTTATTACAGTATCGACAGTGTTTTTCTGTTGTATTTTACCAGGTGCTATCAATAGCATTGCAACGCACATTAATCGCTCTTACACACCTTTGGGTAAATACAAAAACTTATACACGTGCATTTCCACCTCCACCTTTTTCTTAGAGACAATCAATTCCGCTGtcaattttatcatttacatGTTTATGAGTCGAAAGTTCAGGcttttatataaagaaatattttgttgCGGCCATGGCAAATATTACCGCAAAATTTCAATAAGTTCACTCAAAGAGAAATTTCGCTGGACGTCAAAGCGGGGAAAAAGCGGCGGGAAACAACATGATTCCTTTGAGAGGAAAACTGTGAGTGATATCAATCCGCTGAAGAACGGCAATTACAGTGCAGGAGAACGGGAATGGCAAAGTGACATAAACGGCGAGTGTTGGGAACTACAGAACAAACACTTGTTTTAG